From Camelus bactrianus isolate YW-2024 breed Bactrian camel chromosome 16, ASM4877302v1, whole genome shotgun sequence, the proteins below share one genomic window:
- the PIGS gene encoding GPI transamidase component PIG-S isoform X2: MAAAGAAATDLEVVRGKRAALFFAAVAIVLGLPLWWKTTETYRAPLPYSQIRGLNSLQLRLMVPVTVVFTQESVPLDDQEKLPFTVVHEREIPLKYKLKIKCRFQKAYRRALDHEEEALSLGSIQEAETMLAEPPEQAEGSLTVYVISEHSSLLPQDMMSYIGPKRMAVVRGIIHREAFNIIGRRILQVAQAMSLTEDVLAAALADHLPEDKWSSDKRRPLKSSLGYEITFSLLNPDPKSHDVHWDIEGAVRHYVQPFLNALSAVGNFSVDSQILYYAVLGVNPRFDPASSSYYLAAHSLPHVINPVESRLGSSAASLYPVLNFLLYVPELAHSPLYIQDKDGAPVATNAFHSPRWGGIMVYNVDPKAYNASELPVRVDVDMVRVMEVFLAQLRLLFGIAQPQVPPKCLFSGPKNEGLMTWELDRLLWARSVENLATATTTLTSLAQLLGKISNIVIKDDVASEIGCLRGRLSRCHWD; encoded by the exons ATGGCGGCCGCCGGGGCTGCAGCAACAGATCTAG AGGTGGTCCGAGGCAAGCGCGCCGCACTCTTCTTCGCTGCGGTGGCCATCGTGCTGGGGCTACCGCTCTGGTGGAAGACCACGGAGACCTACCGGGCCCCGTTGCCTTACTCCCAGATTAGAGGGCTGAATTCCTTGCAG CTCCGGCTCATGGTGCCAGTTACCGTCGTGTTTACCCAGGAGTCAGTGCCCTTGGACGACCAGGAAAAGCTGCCCTTCACCGTTGTGCATGAGAGAGAGATCCCTCTGAAGT aCAAGTTGAAAATCAAATGCCGTTTCCAGAAGGCCTATCGGAGGGCTTTGGACCATGAGGAAGAAGCCCTGTCATTGGGCAGCATACAAG AGGCAGAAACCATGTTGGCTGAGCCACCGGAACAAGCAGAGGGCTCCCTGACTGTGTATGTGATCTCTGAACACTCCTCACTTCTCCCCCAG GATATGATGAGCTACATTGGGCCCAAGAGGATGGCAGTTGTGCGGGGGATAATACACCGCGAGGCCTTTAACATCATTGGCCGCCGCATACTCCAGGTAGCCCAGGCCATGTCTTTGACTGAGGATGTGCTTGCTGCGGCCCTGGCTGACCACCTTCCAGAGGACAAGTGGAGCTCTGATAAGAGGCGGCCTCTCAAGTCCAGCTTGG GCTATGAAATCACCTTCAGTTTACTGAACCCCGACCCCAAGTCCCATGACGTCCACTGGGACATCGAGGGGGCTGTCCGGCACTATGTGCAGCCCTTCCTGAATGCCCTCAGTGCTGTGGGCAACTTCTCTGTAGACTCTCAG ATCCTTTACTACGCAGTGTTGGGGGTAAACCCCCGCTTTGACCCAGCGTCCTCCAGCTACTACTTGGCCGCACACAGCCTCCCCCATGTCATCAACCCAGTGGAGTCCCGGCTTG GATCCAGCGCTGCCTCCCTTTACCCTGTGCTCAACTTTCTACTCTATGTACCTGAGCTGGCCCACTCCCCCCTGTACATTCAGGACAAGGATGGGGCTCCAGTGGCCACCAACGCCTTCCACAGTCCCCGCTGGGGTGGCATTATG gtttacaatgtggaccCCAAAGCCTACAATGCCTCGGAGCTGCCAGTGAGAGTCGATGTGGACATGGTGCGAGTGATGGAGGTGTTCCTGGCTCAGTTGCG GCTGCTCTTTGGGATTGCTCAGCCCCAGGTGCCTCCAAAATGCCTGTTTTCAGGGCCTAAGAATGAAGGGCTGATGACCTGGGAGCTAGATCGGCTGCTCTGGGCTCGGTCAGTGGAGAACCTGGCCACAGCCACCACCACTCTCACTTCCCTGGCCCAGCTTCTGGGCAAGATCAGCAACATTGTCATCAAGGACGATGTGGCATCTGAG ATTGGGTGTTTGAGAGGACGTCTGAGCAGATGTCATTGGGACTGA
- the PIGS gene encoding GPI transamidase component PIG-S isoform X1, with amino-acid sequence MAAAGAAATDLEVVRGKRAALFFAAVAIVLGLPLWWKTTETYRAPLPYSQIRGLNSLQLRLMVPVTVVFTQESVPLDDQEKLPFTVVHEREIPLKYKLKIKCRFQKAYRRALDHEEEALSLGSIQEAETMLAEPPEQAEGSLTVYVISEHSSLLPQDMMSYIGPKRMAVVRGIIHREAFNIIGRRILQVAQAMSLTEDVLAAALADHLPEDKWSSDKRRPLKSSLGYEITFSLLNPDPKSHDVHWDIEGAVRHYVQPFLNALSAVGNFSVDSQILYYAVLGVNPRFDPASSSYYLAAHSLPHVINPVESRLGSSAASLYPVLNFLLYVPELAHSPLYIQDKDGAPVATNAFHSPRWGGIMVYNVDPKAYNASELPVRVDVDMVRVMEVFLAQLRLLFGIAQPQVPPKCLFSGPKNEGLMTWELDRLLWARSVENLATATTTLTSLAQLLGKISNIVIKDDVASEVYRAVAAVQKAAEELASGHLASAFVASQEAVTSSERAFFDPSLLHLLYFPDDQKFAIYIPLFLPMAVPILLSLFKIFRETRKSWKKPEKID; translated from the exons ATGGCGGCCGCCGGGGCTGCAGCAACAGATCTAG AGGTGGTCCGAGGCAAGCGCGCCGCACTCTTCTTCGCTGCGGTGGCCATCGTGCTGGGGCTACCGCTCTGGTGGAAGACCACGGAGACCTACCGGGCCCCGTTGCCTTACTCCCAGATTAGAGGGCTGAATTCCTTGCAG CTCCGGCTCATGGTGCCAGTTACCGTCGTGTTTACCCAGGAGTCAGTGCCCTTGGACGACCAGGAAAAGCTGCCCTTCACCGTTGTGCATGAGAGAGAGATCCCTCTGAAGT aCAAGTTGAAAATCAAATGCCGTTTCCAGAAGGCCTATCGGAGGGCTTTGGACCATGAGGAAGAAGCCCTGTCATTGGGCAGCATACAAG AGGCAGAAACCATGTTGGCTGAGCCACCGGAACAAGCAGAGGGCTCCCTGACTGTGTATGTGATCTCTGAACACTCCTCACTTCTCCCCCAG GATATGATGAGCTACATTGGGCCCAAGAGGATGGCAGTTGTGCGGGGGATAATACACCGCGAGGCCTTTAACATCATTGGCCGCCGCATACTCCAGGTAGCCCAGGCCATGTCTTTGACTGAGGATGTGCTTGCTGCGGCCCTGGCTGACCACCTTCCAGAGGACAAGTGGAGCTCTGATAAGAGGCGGCCTCTCAAGTCCAGCTTGG GCTATGAAATCACCTTCAGTTTACTGAACCCCGACCCCAAGTCCCATGACGTCCACTGGGACATCGAGGGGGCTGTCCGGCACTATGTGCAGCCCTTCCTGAATGCCCTCAGTGCTGTGGGCAACTTCTCTGTAGACTCTCAG ATCCTTTACTACGCAGTGTTGGGGGTAAACCCCCGCTTTGACCCAGCGTCCTCCAGCTACTACTTGGCCGCACACAGCCTCCCCCATGTCATCAACCCAGTGGAGTCCCGGCTTG GATCCAGCGCTGCCTCCCTTTACCCTGTGCTCAACTTTCTACTCTATGTACCTGAGCTGGCCCACTCCCCCCTGTACATTCAGGACAAGGATGGGGCTCCAGTGGCCACCAACGCCTTCCACAGTCCCCGCTGGGGTGGCATTATG gtttacaatgtggaccCCAAAGCCTACAATGCCTCGGAGCTGCCAGTGAGAGTCGATGTGGACATGGTGCGAGTGATGGAGGTGTTCCTGGCTCAGTTGCG GCTGCTCTTTGGGATTGCTCAGCCCCAGGTGCCTCCAAAATGCCTGTTTTCAGGGCCTAAGAATGAAGGGCTGATGACCTGGGAGCTAGATCGGCTGCTCTGGGCTCGGTCAGTGGAGAACCTGGCCACAGCCACCACCACTCTCACTTCCCTGGCCCAGCTTCTGGGCAAGATCAGCAACATTGTCATCAAGGACGATGTGGCATCTGAG GTGTACAGGGCTGTAGCTGCAGTCCAGAAGGCAGCGGAGGAGTTGGCTTCTGGGCACCTGGCATCCGCCTTTGTTGCCAGCCAGGAAGCTGTGACATCTTCAGAGCGTGCCTTTTTTGATCCTTCGCTCCTCCACCTCCTCTATTTCCCTGATGACCAGAAGTTTGCCATCTACATCCCACTCTTCCTGCCTATGGCTGTGCCCATCCTTTTGTCCCTGTTCAAGATCTTCCGGGAGACTCGCAAGTCCTGGAAAAAGCCAGAGAAGATAGACTGA
- the ALDOC gene encoding fructose-bisphosphate aldolase C produces the protein MPNSYPALSAEQKKELSDIALRIVAPGKGILAADESVGSMAKRLSQIGVENTEENRRLYRQVLFSADDRVKKCIGGVIFFHETFYQKDDNGVPFVRTIQDKGIVVGIKVDKGVVPLAGTDGETTTQGLDGLSERCAQYKKDGADFAKWRCVLKISERTPSALAILENANVLARYASICQQNGIVPIVEPEILPDGDHDLKRCQYVTEKVLAAVYKALSDHHVYLEGTLLKPNMVTPGHACPIKYSPEEIAMATVTALRRTVPPAVPGVTFLSGGQSEEEASLNLNAINRCPLPRPWALTFSYGRALQASALNAWRGQWDNAGAATEEFIKRAEVNGLAAQGKYEGGGEDGGAAAQSLFVANHAY, from the exons ATGCCCAACTCGTACCCAGCCCTTTCTGCTGAGCAGAAAAAGGAGTTGTCTGACATTGCCCTCCGGATTGTAGCCCCAGGCAAAGGCATTCTTGCTGCAGATGAATCTGTAG GCAGCATGGCCAAGCGGCTGAGCCAAATTGGGGTGGAGAACACGGAGGAGAACCGCCGGTTGTACCGCCAGGTCTTATTCAGTGCTGATGACCGTGTGAAGAAGTGCATTGGAGGTGTCATCTTTTTCCATGAGACATTCTACCAGAAAGATGATAATGGGGTCCCCTTCGTCCGTACCATCCAGGATAAGGGCATTGTCGTGGGCATCAAG GTTGACAAGGGTGTAGTGCCTCTAGCTGGGACTGATGGAGAAACCACCACTCAAG GGTTGGATGGGCTCTCGGAACGCTGTGCCCAGTACAAGAAGGATGGCGCTGACTTTGCCAAGTGGCGCTGCGTGCTGAAAATCAGTGAGCGCACACCCTCAGCACTTGCCATTCTGGAGAATGCCAATGTGCTGGCCCGCTATGCCAGTATCTGCCAGCag AATGGGATTGTGCCTATTGTGGAACCAGAAATCCTGCCTGATGGAGACCATGACCTCAAACGCTGCCAGTATGTTACAGAGAAG GTCCTGGCTGCAGTGTACAAGGCCCTGAGTGACCATCACGTGTACCTGGAGGGGACCCTGCTCAAGCCCAACATGGTGACTCCCGGCCATGCCTGTCCCATTAAGTATAGCCCAGAGGAGATCGCCATGGCAACTGTCACTGCCCTGCGTCGCACTGTGCCCCCAGCTGTCCCAG GGGTGACCTTCCTGTCTGGGGGTCAGAGTGAAGAGGAGGCATCTCTCAACCTCAATGCTATCAACCGCTGCCCCCTTCCCCGGCCCTGGGCCCTCACCTTCTCCTATGGGCGTGCTCTGCAGGCGTCTGCCCTCAATGCCTGGCGAGGGCAATGGGACAATGCTGGGGCCGCCACTGAGGAATTCATCAAGAGGGCCGAG GTGAATGGGCTTGCGGCCCAGGGCAAATATGAAGGCGGCGGAGAAGATGGTGGAGCGGCAGCACAGTCCCTCTTTGTTGCCAACCATGCCTACTGA